The Syntrophobacterales bacterium genome contains the following window.
GCACGCCTCCCGGGGTAGGCCCCATCAGGGTGGGAGATGAGGTCGAGGTAGAGATAGAAGGCATCGGAGTGCTCAGAAATACCGTGCAGCGGTAAGAAGCAATTACCGCAGGACGACGGAAAGAGATAGCCTCTGTGTGCACGAAGCAGTCTTGGTGCGGTTGTGGACTTAAGCGATTGAGGTTGGGCCGCGCACACATATTTCATTTTTAAAAAGGAGCGGAGAAATGGAGAATATAACCTTTGAAGTGTTTCAGAGTATGGATTTGCGGGTTGCGGAAATCAAATCCTGCGAGGAAGTAGAAGGGGCGGACAAGCTCTATAAGCTTACTATCAATGTTGGAGAAGAGCGGACCATAGTTGCCGGAATTAAACAATTCTACACAAAAGATGAACTTACGGGAAAGAAGATCGTTATGGTCACTAATCTGGAGCCAAGAAAGATCAGAGGCATACTTTCGCACGGGATGCTCCTCGCCGCGTCAACCGAAGATAAATCATCGGTGGTGCTTCTTACCGTAGATAAGGAAATCCAGAACGGCAGTAAGGTATCGTGACAGATTAGCGGGCCTGCCGACTTACCTCCGGACGGATAACAACATCGAGCCGCATCTGAGCCACCCATGCTGAACGGTATTTTGCTTTTCATTACTGGTCTTGCGCTTTTTCTCTTTGGAATGATGAAACTTAGCGCGGGGATGCAGATTGTCTTAAGCGGTCGCATTCGAAACTATATTAAATTTTCCGTAAGGAACCCTTTTATGGGTCTTGTTACGGGTGTGGGCGCCACCACTGTCTTTCAGAGCAGTTCGGCTACGACGCTCCTTACTGTGGGAATTGTGAGTGCCGGACTTATCAGTTTTCGCCATTCTCTCGGCATAATCCTCGGGGCAGACATAGGAACGACGCTTACGGTCCAGTTGGTGGTGTGGAATGTGACCCGCCTTTCTCCATTCATAATATTCGCCGGAGTTGCAATATTCCTCTCAGGAGTGGAAAGGTTGAAACCGATAGGAGAGGTGATCATCTACTTCGGTTTCATATTTTTTGGTCTCAATCTCGTGGGCGATGCCACCGAGCCTTTGAAACAGAGTCAGTATTTCCTCAGTCTTTTCAGAGAGCCGAAACACCCCTTTCTCGGTCTCGCTGTCGGGATTATTTTCACGGCAATCGTCCATGCGTCAGCCATCCCCATCAGCATACTCATAATTCTCGGTCAACAGGGGCTGATATCCCTCGAAAATGCCTTACCTGTCGTGTTGGGTGCGAATATCGGAACGACGGCCACCGCTATTGTTGGAAGCATGTTTATGAGCGTG
Protein-coding sequences here:
- the metG gene encoding methionine--tRNA ligase subunit beta; amino-acid sequence: MENITFEVFQSMDLRVAEIKSCEEVEGADKLYKLTINVGEERTIVAGIKQFYTKDELTGKKIVMVTNLEPRKIRGILSHGMLLAASTEDKSSVVLLTVDKEIQNGSKVS